The following coding sequences are from one Lolium rigidum isolate FL_2022 chromosome 6, APGP_CSIRO_Lrig_0.1, whole genome shotgun sequence window:
- the LOC124667045 gene encoding BTB/POZ domain-containing protein FBL11-like produces the protein MSSAGDGGDGVAADEVVLEITDSSSHSTTSTPPPPPIPVSALAAPLPSPTVAVRADRSRLIESSSYFRALLGGSFSESGSGYVQISCNLDAAVQVLRYLFEPPAITHENFLPLLEGALFLAVENLLVDCERWFRAMGSHSSFMLVPLDFIIEVWYFAQTHGVNFVQDVCPGYLAQNFVQVISSRSIARIPYDLLCSTIECPHLTVDSEKQLCEAILFWLSARIRPYEQLVPNSADSQLFLLSKVRVCLLPLGCAAGIKRNWVEFGNSAVCMILNLLKDSLQALLGTDADDSLNSYRIRITEYSKKIVLSGCPQLTTEFLYISVLPTDLDAIFKRRLASSYSQGHSGSFSLYVELVKKAKTVSFPNVHMVDLSKCPNLHFGAAIDWLTLAFPELRTFRASHCLLFQFEDLQYLLLTCPWIKEVDLSIDLSIILPKYLIISSRFEARSEMNRNMSSYYKQSPYRKPIYPVFSKVSKLTLEGRNDITDNNLAEISMLDKSLCYINIKHCTLLTDDGISKLLLNCTKIHSMVLSYTSFGNQSIQTLCSLDYLDPFDSFPYHKDEGPYAMASRLQELHLEGCKGICCAGMSQLVSNLNIVKSLCLRQTSLTDGALCSFVGSSLEYLDISETVVSMVSLAPIIRRSSNLCCLKTTGCRNLLSEHGEVQSVNGNKYGSFLQEITSTCCLEDVELGWAFCPVRIDDLIPSFSKVRKMTVGLGTTIPENILHALPEICPFLESLVLRFQVISNSVLRNLLESSMNLQVLCLQYCLGNLTSFGFQTKAPALSILRLQWVTPWMTNDDLTILTHNCNLVELCLSGCKLLDSSSQEIITSGWPNLTCLHLEECGQITVVGISSIFNCKALEDVLLRHTGRGIGRTIITDAIRELPLLRQLALDLCDASEGGYDTPKNPEGKMMRSVRMSRCKSAKSCFDPRVDVSSSSKPVHKETIVLEWTSKQLRTTVVEERL, from the exons ATGTCCTCCGCCGGCGACGGAGGAGACGGCGTCGCCGCCGACGAGGTGGTCCTGGAGATCACCGACTCGTCATCCCACTCCACCACCTCcacgccgccacctcctcccatCCCCGTCTCCGCCCTCGCCGCCCCCCTCCCGTCCCCGACCGTCGCGGTTCGCGCCGACCGGAGCAGGCTCATCGAGAGCTCCTCCTACTTCCGCGCCCTCCTCGGAGGCAGCTTCAG TGAATCGGGCAGCGGATATGTGCAGATCAGCTGCAACCTCGACGCCGCCGTGCAAGTCCTCCGCTATCTGTTCGAGCCTCCCGCGATCACGCATGAGAATTTCCTCCCGCTGCTGGAG GGtgctttgtttctcgctgttgaGAACCTTCTAGTGGACTGTGAAAGATGGTTCAGGGCTATGGGATCTCACAGTTCTTTCATGTTGGTCCCACTGGATTTCATAATCGAGGTCTGGTACTTTGCTCAAACGCACG GGGTTAATTTTGTTCAAGACGTATGCCCAGGATATCTAGCTCAGAATTTT GTACAGGTTATTTCCAGTAGATCGATTGCTCGAATACCTTATGATCTTCTGTGCTCTACCATTGAATGCCCTCACTTGACTGTGGATAG TGAAAAGCAATTATGTGAAGCAATTTTATTTTGGCTTTCCGCAAGGATTCGACCCTATGAACAATTGGTCCCCAACTCAGCAGATAGCCAACTCTTTCTTCTTAGCAAG GTTAGGGTATGCCTTCTACCTTTGGGGTGTGCGGCAG GGATAAAAAGAAACTGGGTTGAATTTGGGAACAGTGCGGTATGTATGATTCTTAATCTTCTCAAGGACAGTTTGCAAGCCCTGCTGGGTACGGATGCTGACGACAGCTTGAATAGTTATCGTATTCGAATAACAGAATATTCCAAG AAAATTGTACTTTCAGGATGTCCCCAGTTAACTACCGAATTCTTGTACATATCAGTGCTCCCCACTGATCTGGATGCTATATTTAAGAGAAGGTTAGCAAGTTCGTATAGCCAGGGTCACTCTGGAAGTTTTTCACTTTATGTTGAACTGGTGAAGAAGGCTAAAACCGTCTCATTTCCAAATGTACACATGGTGGATCTCTCGAAATGTCCAAATTTACATTTTGGTGCAGCAATTGACTGGCTGACGTTGGCATTTCCAGAACTGAGAACATTCCGAGCTTCCCATTGTTTGCTCTTTCAGTTTGAAGATTTGCAATACCTGTTACTGACATGTCCATGGATTAAAGAAGTTGATTTGAGTATTGATTTGAGCATTATACTACCTAAGTACTTGATTATATCTTCTAGATTTGAAGCACGGAGTGAAATGAATCGAAATATGTCTAGCTACTACAAGCAAAGTCCATACAGGAAACCAATATACCCAGTTTTCTCAAAAGTATCAAAACTGACACTGGAAGGCCGAAATGATATTACTG ACAATAACTTAGCGGAGATATCCATGCTGGACAAATCGCTATGTTATATAAACATTAAACATTGCACCCTGTTAACAGATGATGGCATATCTAAACTACTGCTTAATTGTACCAAGATCCACTCAATGGTTCTTTCTTATACTTCTTTCGGAAATCAGTCGATTCAAACGCTATGCTCGTTGGATTACTTGGATCCCTTTGACAGCTTTCCTTACCACAAGGATGAAGGTCCTTATGCTATGGCATCTAGGTTGCAAGAATTGCATTTGGAAGGATGTAAAG GTATTTGTTGTGCTGGTATGTCCCAGCTAGTGAGTAATTTGAATATTGTGAAGTCCTTATGCTTAAGGCAGACATCACTTACAGATGGCGCTCTCTGCAGCTTTGTTGGCTCTTCTCTTGAGTATCTTGATATTTCAGAGACTGTG GTTTCCATGGTCTCATTGGCACCAATTATAAGGAGAAGTTCTAATTTGTGCTGCTTGAAAACTACTGGATGTCGCAACCTGCTGTCTGAACATGGTGAGGTACAGTCCGTGAATGGTAACAAGTATGGCAGTTTTCTTCAGGAGATAACCAGTACTTGCTGTTTGGAGGATGTTGAATTGGGCTGGGCATTTTGTCCTGTTCGAATAGATGACCTTATTCCTTCTTTTAGTAAAGTAAGGAAGATGACAGTTggtcttggcacaacaataccagAGAATATCCTGCATGCCCTTCCTGAGATTTGCCCGTTTCTCGAGTCATTGGTTCTTAGATTTCAG GTAATCTCTAACAGTGTTCTAAGGAATCTACTAGAATCCTCGATGAATCTTCAGGTGCTTTGCCTCCAGTATTGTCTTGGCAATTTAACTTCATTTGGTTTTCAAACAAAGGCACCAGCATTAAGTATATTACGGCTCCAGTGGGTTACTCCATGGATGACAAACGATGACTTGACAATTCTAACACATAATTGTAATTTAGTTGAGCTTTGTCTCTCTGGTTGCAAACTCCTCGACTCCA GCTCTCAAGAGATAATCACGTCTGGGTGGCCAAACTTGACATGCTTACATCTTGAG GAATGCGGTCAGATAACAGTTGTTGGGATTTCTTCTATTTTTAATTGTAAAGCTTTGGAAGACGTATTACTTAGGCACACG GGCAGAGGTATTGGAAGAACCATCATAACAGATGCTATCAGAGAG TTGCCCCTGCTAAGGCAACTGGCACTAGATCTCTGCGATGCTTCTGAGGGAGGCTACGACACCCCAAAA AATCCAGAGGGGAAGATGATGAGGAGCGTGAGGATGAGCAGATGCAAGTCAGCAAAATCGTGTTTCGATCCTCGCGTGGATGTGTCGTCCTCCTCGAAGCCGGTGCACAAGGAGACCATCGTGCTGGAGTGGACCAGCAAGCAGCTCAGAACCAccgtagtggaagaaagattgtaA
- the LOC124662212 gene encoding uncharacterized protein LOC124662212 — protein sequence MAAAAKRQLVCWCLVAAVAVTAAQQGRFTTVNFPKFEKRRYQATCTENKGSSCYVGCPKQCPDKCLAMCKYCLTFCMCDLFPGTSCGDPRFTGGDGNTFYFHGERDRDFCIVSDAGLHINAHFIGNRNSNTKRDFTWVQALGVTFGNGHRLYIGARKAIEWDEEEDHVQIALDGEPIEVEAAKNARWVSNTVQGLSATRIDTVNTIVVELDGVFSISANAVPITDEDSRIHSYGKTRKDSLMHLDLGFKFHALTKSVDGVLGQTYRSDYVSKFNVTAKMPIMGGAPKFLSTGLFSTDCAFSQFHRSDAATMETFTS from the exons ATGGCAGCAGCGGCAAAACGGCAGCTCGTGTGCTGGTGCTTGGTTGCGGCcgtggcggtgacggcggcgcAGCAGGGCAGGTTCACGACGGTGAACTTCCCCAAGTTCGAGAAGCGGAGGTACCAGGCCACCTGCACCGAGAACAAGGGCTCGTCCTGCTACGTCGGCTGCCCCAAGCAGTGCCCCGACAAGTGCCTCGCCATGTGCAAATACTGCCTCACCTTCTGCA TGTGCGACTTGTTCCCGGGCACGTCGTGCGGGGACCCGCGCTTCACGGGCGGTGACGGCAACACCTTCTATTTCCATGGCGAGAGGGACCGGGACTTCTGCATCGTCTCTGACGCCGGCCTCCACATCAACGCACACTTCATCGGCAACCGCAATTCAAACACGAAGCGCGACTTCACATGGGTGCAGGCCCTCGGCGTCACCTTCGGCAACGGCCACCGTCTCTACATCGGTGCCCGGAAGGCCATCGAgtgggacgaggaggaggaccatgTGCAGATTGCTCTCGACGGTGAGCCCATAGAGGTGGAAGCCGCCAAGAATGCGCGGTGGGTCTCTAACACCGTGCAGGGACTCTCTGCCACCCGCATTGACACAGTCAACACCATCGTCGTGGAACTCGACGGCGTGTTCAGCATCTCGGCCAACGCGGTGCCCATCACTGACGAGGACTCCCGGATCCATAGCTATGGCAAGACTAGGAAGGATAGTCTCATGCACCTCGACCTTGGGTTCAAGTTCCACGCCCTCACAAAAAGTGTCGATGGTGTGCTCGGCCAGACATACCGCTCTGACTATGTCAGCAAATTCAACGTCACGGCCAAGATGCCTATCATGGGTGGCGCGCCCAAGTTCCTCTCGACCGGTCTCTTCTCCACCGACTGTGCCTTTTCTCAGTTTCACCGCAGCGATGCCGCCACCATGGAGACATTCACATCATAA
- the LOC124662211 gene encoding putative disease resistance protein RGA4, whose protein sequence is MAELVATMVVGPLLSIVKDKASSYLLDKYKVMEGMEEQHKILKRKLPAILDVVTDAEEVASHREGAKAWLEEVKSVAYEANEIFDEFKYEALRREAKKNGHYSKLGFDVIKLFPTHNRFAFREKMGKKLCRVVQAIEVLVTEMNAFGFKYQQQVPTSKQWRHTNHVIFDPKQIISRSRDKDRRNIVDTLLGQASNADLTVVPIVGVGGLGKTTLAQLIFNEPEIQKHFELLLWVCVSDNFDVDSLAKSIAELLPKKSIADLGSIKSPLDILQDALRGHMYLLVLDDVWNREPNKWEKLKSCLSHGAKGSAVLTTTRDEGVAKIMGTVKAYNLAALGDNFIKEIVETKAFSLQKEEERPSVLVNMVDQIVKRCRGSPLAAASLGSVLRTKTSKEWKAVLSRSNICTEESGILPILKLSYNDLSSQMKQCFAFCAVFPKDYEIDVDKLIQLWMAHGFIDDQKEVSPETVGKRIFNELASRSFFVDVKQIKVPIKKYYPEMGSFSKHTCKIHDLMHDVALSTMEKECALMPEHPSQIEWLPDTARHLLLSCEKPETVLNDSLLTRSPAFQTLLCDNDMQEPLQQLSKYSSLMALQLCTKRRSFPLKSKHLHHLRYLDLSRSRIKALPEDISILYNLQTLNVSGCEELFQLPRQMKYMTALRHLYTHGCPHMRSMPVGLRKLLSLQTLTCFVAGPSGSGCSDVGELQQLNLGGQLELLQLENVTEEAAKAANIGKKEELRELKLKWTVGCEDDARVLEGLKPHDELQVVRIESYGGTTFPTWMSMLRNVVEIHLFGCSKLQWLFSCGTSFTFPNLKEFTLEDLDSLERWWELSHQEQGKEVIFPQLEKLSIKRCPKLTMLPEGTLLGESYGTMARSAFPELKELCLGDLDSFERWEAIEGNQRGYIIFPRLEKLEIHSCSVLTAFPEVQPGGDYGMAHSAFPALKVLSLKKLQNFESSDAVDGSQREDAMFPQLQELYVENCGKMKVSSGQQKVSPKLSVLHTEGSEEEMFLLVARHMTSLTNLRLQSSGETETTLSAADHSLKLVVDVMDKGNHNDFPLKYMNLRGFKSGGAAELCAHFVQLQHLNFNSYHSLVHWPEKEFQSLVSLRSLGIFRCEKLIGYAPQAHAAEPSTTPEQSSELLPRLESLNIYGCPSMVEVFKLPASLRKMEINHCTKLESIYSQRLQQGQSAPSILRGLSPVYSEVSSSSTIRGCDSLTGVLYLPPSLVRLYINDCKTLSSLPNGPQAYSSLQRLFIKECPSLKRLPTCLQQRLSSIPDKYLDARFQEYRQERHLLSMLSFRSCSYRKSVAHTTAEGPEGVWTARASQSAYPGSVSPSATGWMVADRLAPRERSVNPCSITLRNAFSVGHRSAPAA, encoded by the exons ATGGCGGAGCTGGTGGCCACCATGGTGGTCGGGCCACTGCTGTCCATCGTGAAGGACAAGGCGTCCAGCTACCTGTTGGACAAGTACAAGGTGATGGAGGGCATGGAGGAGCAGCACAAGATCCTAAAGCGCAAGCTGCCAGCCATCCTGGACGTCGTCACCGATGCCGAGGAGGTGGCGTCCCACAGAGAAGGTGCCAAGGCTTGGCTTGAGGAGGTCAAGAGTGTGGCTTACGAGGCGAACGAGATCTTCGATGAGTTCAAGTACGAGGCGCTCCGTCGTGAAGCCAAGAAGAACGGGCACTACAGCAAGCTTGGCTTCGATGTAATAAAACTCTTTCCCACTCACAACCGTTTTGCTTTCCGTGAAAAAATGGGAAAGAAGCTATGCAGGGTTGTGCAGGCCATTGAGGTCCTTGTGACTGAGATGAATGCATTTGGGTTCAAATATCAGCAGCAAGTGCCAACATCCAAGCAGTGGAGGCATACCAATCATGTTATCTTTGATCCAAAGCAAATTATCAGCAGATCGAGAGACAAGGATAGAAGGAATATTGTTGATACTCTACTTGGCCAAGCTAGCAATGCGGATCTCACGGTTGTTCCCATCGTTGGAGTAGGGGGGCTAGGCAAGACCACCTTAGCGCAACTCATTTTCAATGAACCAGAAATTCAGAAGCATTTTGAGTTGCTCCTTTGGGTTTGTGTCTCAGACAACTTTGATGTGGATTCCCTGGCTAAAAGTATAGCTGAACTTCTTCCCAAAAAGAGTATAGCTGATCTAGGTTCCATAAAGAGCCCACTCGATATCCTTCAAGATGCACTAAGAGGGCACATGTACCTCCTTGTGCTGGATGACGTCTGGAACAGAGAGCCCAATAAGTGGGAAAAGCTCAAGTCTTGCCTTTCACATGGTGCTAAGGGTAGTGCGGTTTTGACAACTACTCGTGATGAAGGAGTCGCGAAAATAATGGGTACAGTTAAGGCATATAATCTTGCAGCTTTGGGGGATAATTTTATAAAGGAAATTGTCGAGACAAAAGCATTCAGTTTGCAGAAGGAAGAAGAAAGGCCTTCCGTGCTAGTTAATATGGTTGATCAGATTGTGAAGAGATGTCGTGGTTCTCCTTTGGCTGCAGCATCACTAGGTTCGGTGTTGCGGACGAAGACCAGCAAAGAATGGAAGGCCGTGTTAAGCAGAAGCAACATTTGCACTGAGGAATCTGGAATTTTACCAATACTCAAGCTCAGCTACAATGACTTGTCATCGCAGATGAAGCAGTGCTTTGCTTTTTGTGCTGTGTTTCCGAAGGATTATGAGATTGATGTGGACAAGCTGATCCAACTATGGATGGCACATGGATTTATTGACGATCAAAAGGAAGTTAGTCCTGAAACCGTTGGCAAACGAATTTTCAATGAGCTGGCCTCAAGGTCATTCTTTGTGGATGTGAAGCAAATCAAAGTTCCAATAAAAAAATATTACCCCGAGATGGGTAGTTTTTCCAAACATACATGTAAAATCCATGATCTTATGCATGATGTTGCACTGTCTACAATGGAAAAGGAATGTGCTCTCATGCCTGAGCATCCAAGTCAGATTGAGTGGCTTCCAGATACAGCTCGCCACTTACTTTTGTCTTGTGAAAAACCAGAAACTGTTTTGAATGATTCTCTGTTGACAAGATCTCCGGCTTTCCAGACACTTCTATGTGATAATGATATGCAAGAACCATTGCAGCAATTATCGAAATACAGCTCTTTGATGGCATTACAGCTCTGTACAAAGAGAAGGTCATTCCCATTAAAATCCAAGCATCTGCATCACCTAAGGTACCTTGATCTCTCAAGAAGTCGTATCAAAGCACTACCTGAAGATATAAGCATTCTATACAACCTGCAAACATTGAACGTCTCTGGCTGTGAAGAACTTTTTCAGCTTCCAAGGCAAATGAAGTATATGACTGCCCTTCGTCACCTCTACACTCATGGTTGTCCGCATATGAGAAGCATGCCAGTTGGCCTCAGAAAACTCTTGTCCTTGCAGACACTTACGTGTTTTGTGGCAGGTCCTTCTGGCTCTGGGTGCAGTGATGTTGGAGAGTTGCAGCAGTTAAACCTTGGTGGACAGCTAGAGCTACTTCAGCTAGAGAATGTGACAGAAGAAGCTGCAAAAGCGGCAAATATCGGAAAGAAGGAGGAACTCCGAGAACTGAAATTAAAATGGACTGTTGGTTGCGAGGATGATGCGAGAGTGCTTGAGGGTCTCAAACCTCATGATGAGCTACAAGTTGTAAGGATAGAGTCATACGGAGGAACCACCTTTCCAACATGGATGTCTATGTTGCGAAACGTGGTTGAGATCCATCTTTTTGGTTGTAGCAAACTGCAATGGTTATTCAGCTGTGGTACATCCTtcacttttccaaatttgaaggaGTTTACACTAGAGGATCTGGATTCTTTGGAGAGATGGTGGGAATTAAGTCACCAGGAACAAGGAAAAGAGGTAATATTTCCTCAGCTTGAAAAGTTGTCGATTAAACGCTGTCCAAAATTGACAATGTTACCTGAAGGAACACTCCTTGGAGAGTCTTATGGTACAATGGCACGGTCAGCATTTCCAGAATTGAAAGAACTCTGCTTGGGTGACTTGGACAGCTTTGAGAGATGGGAGGCAATCGAAGGAAATCAAAGGGGATACATAATATTTCCTAGGCTTGAGAAACTTGAAATTCACAGTTGCAGTGTGTTGACAGCATTCCCGGAAGTACAGCCTGGTGGAGATTATGGTATGGCACACTCAGCATTTCCTGCATTGAAGGTTCTCAGCTTAAAAAAATTGCAGAACTTTGAGAGCTCGGACGCAGTTGATGGATCGCAAAGAGAAGACGCAATGTTTCCTCAACTTCAGGAGCTGTATGTTGAAAACTGTGGGAAGATGAAAGTATCATCAGGGCAACAAAAGGTTTCTCCAAAGCTGTCCGTGTTACACACTGAGGGAAGTGAGGAAGAGATGTTCCTGTTGGTAGCTAGACATATGACTTCACTGACCAACTTGAGACTGCAGAGCAGTGGAGAAACGGAAACAACCTTATCAGCGGCTGATCATAGTTTGAAACTTGTGGTGGATGTCATGGATAAAGGGAACCATAATGATTTCCCTCTAAAATATATGAATTTAAGGGGCTTTAAGTCGGGGGGTGCGGCTGAGCTATGTGCACATTTTGTACAGCTTCAACACTTGAATTTTAATAGTTATCATTCACTTGTCCACTGGCCAGAGAAAGAGTTTCAAAGCTTGGTATCCTTGAGGAGCCTAGGAATTTTTCGCTGCGAAAAGCTGATTGGATACGCACCACAAGCTCATGCAGCGGAGCCATCAACAACACCAGAACAATCGAGTGAACTCCTACCACGTCTCGAATCTCTCAACATATATGGTTGTCCAAGCATGGTAGAGGTCTTTAAGCTCCCTGCATCCCTGAGGAAAATGGAAATTAATCATTGCACTAAGCTCGAGTCCATATACAGCCAAAGGCTACAGCAGGGACAGTCAGCACCATCGATTCTACGAGGGCTGTCACCTGTATATTCAGAGGTGTCATCATCATCTACCATACGGGGTTGTGATAGCTTAACAGGTGTCCTCTATCTTCCCCCATCGCTGGTCCGCCTCTACATCAATGATTGCAAAACCCTGTCATCCCTACCGAATGGACCACAAGCATACTCATCTcttcaaagacttttcataaaggAGTGTCCTAGTCTAAAGAGGCTCCCTACATGCCTGCAGCAACGTCTAAGCAGCATCCCGGACAAATATCTAGATGCCCGTTTCCAAG AATATAGACAGGAGAGACACCTTCTGTCTATGTTGTCGTTCAGATCCTGCAGCTACAGAAAATCTGTAGCGCACACTACGGCAGAAGGCCCGGAAGGGGTCTGGACGGCGAGGGCGAGCCAATCAGCTTATCCAGGCTCTGTGTCGCCGTCGGCGACTGGATGGATGGTGGCCGACCGCCTCGCCCCTCGGGAGCGCTCGGTGAACCCTTGTTCCATCACTCTACGGAACGCCTTCAGTGTCGGCCATCGTTCAGCTCCGGCAGCTTAG